Proteins found in one Luteimonas chenhongjianii genomic segment:
- a CDS encoding DMT family transporter, which yields MQPSTKAHWQIHFCVLLWGFTAILGKLITLPALPLVWWRMLLVAATLLLLPRVWRGLRALPTRLLLAYAGVGALVALHWLTFYGAVKLANASVAATCMALATVFIALIEPLVARSRFSWRELALGLAVLPGVALVVGGIPDGMRIGVVVGALSALFVACFGSLNKRLVERADPLTVTALELGAGTLTLTLLAPLMPLLFPAFAGSLLTLPSLHDGAYLLLLAFACTLLPFALSLVALRHMSAFAAQLAVNLEPVYAIALAILLLGEQHELTPRFYAGVAIILAAVLVYPLLSRSGRIAHPENLVTGEAKQITGNDRSP from the coding sequence ATGCAGCCCTCGACCAAAGCCCATTGGCAGATCCACTTCTGCGTCCTGCTGTGGGGCTTCACCGCCATCCTTGGCAAGCTGATCACCCTGCCGGCCCTGCCGCTGGTGTGGTGGCGGATGCTGCTGGTGGCCGCGACGCTGTTGCTGCTGCCGCGGGTCTGGCGCGGGCTGCGCGCGTTGCCGACGCGCCTGCTGCTGGCCTACGCAGGGGTCGGTGCACTGGTGGCGCTGCACTGGTTGACCTTCTACGGCGCGGTCAAGCTGGCGAACGCCTCGGTCGCCGCCACCTGCATGGCCCTGGCGACCGTCTTCATCGCGTTGATCGAACCGCTGGTCGCGCGCAGCCGCTTCTCGTGGCGGGAGCTGGCGCTGGGCCTCGCCGTTCTCCCTGGCGTCGCACTGGTGGTCGGTGGCATTCCAGACGGCATGCGGATCGGCGTCGTGGTCGGCGCGCTGTCTGCGCTGTTCGTCGCCTGTTTCGGTTCGTTGAACAAAAGACTGGTCGAACGGGCCGATCCCCTGACCGTCACCGCACTCGAGCTCGGCGCCGGCACTCTGACGCTGACCCTGCTGGCGCCGCTGATGCCGTTGCTGTTCCCGGCCTTCGCGGGAAGCCTGTTGACGCTCCCCAGCCTGCACGACGGTGCCTATCTGCTGCTGCTCGCGTTCGCCTGTACGCTGCTGCCGTTCGCGCTGTCGCTGGTGGCCCTGCGCCACATGAGCGCCTTCGCCGCGCAGCTCGCGGTGAACCTCGAGCCGGTCTACGCGATCGCGCTTGCGATCCTGCTCCTGGGCGAGCAGCACGAACTGACCCCGCGCTTCTATGCAGGCGTGGCGATCATCCTCGCCGCGGTGCTCGTCTATCCCCTGCTTTCACGGTCCGGGCGGATCGCGCATCCGGAGAACCTGGTGACCGGCGAGGCCAAACAGATCACAGGCAACGACCGGTCGCCATGA
- a CDS encoding RNA-binding S4 domain-containing protein, producing MSQHIDFPLEGDYVELNQLLKLTGLCDSGGAGKAIVASGAVTVDGAVELRKTCKVRAGQAVALAGHVIHVTAG from the coding sequence ATGTCCCAACACATCGACTTTCCACTCGAGGGCGATTACGTCGAACTCAACCAGCTGCTCAAACTGACCGGCCTGTGCGACAGCGGCGGCGCCGGCAAGGCGATCGTGGCCAGCGGCGCGGTGACCGTCGACGGCGCGGTGGAACTGCGCAAGACCTGCAAGGTCCGCGCAGGACAGGCCGTCGCGCTGGCCGGGCACGTGATCCACGTCACCGCCGGCTGA